The sequence AAATGGTATTATTCATCAGTGCGTCCTCCTTTTTAACCCAACTTAAACATTTTTCTACAAACTCCCAAAAATTCTAACAATTCTTTCTCTTTATAACCTTTGCAAACATTCCAATAATACTCTATATTTTGTTTTAAAATTCTTATCGGCGTTTCTCTTGTCGCACCGAGCATCTCTCTAAGTTCTCCTTCGGAGATATTGAAAGTATCTTTATTATTTATAAATTTTGTAAATGCTTTGCTTTTTTTAATAAAACTTATTATAGCCTCGCCTCGTTCTCTTGGCTTTTTACTTGTCATTTTGCGACTTTTCATTGTCGGAATGTCACGGGCTAATTGACTACGAACATCTTGAGCAACTTCTTTCCCAAACTCTGTAATTTTGAATCCGCTTTTTTCCTTACCCACAAGCCATCCATTAACTCTGCACCGTATCATAGACAAATATACTCTGTTGCTATCAGGCCATTGACTGTAACGTCTTAAACAGAAACGTTTTGGGAAAAGGTCAAAACATTCTTTTACAAGTCTTTCAAAAGCACATTCTTCACCCTTTTCCGTTAAGTTCAAAACTGCAAAAATAGTTAGTTTGTCTATAGCAGTTGAAAGATAAGTTTTTTCGTTAAATGCTCTTGCCATTGATAATTTCAGCCTCTGTATCCTTTATTAATTGTTCAAATTGCTGGTAAGCTTTAAAATTGTCTTTGTTACCATTATTTGACCTTCTAATTATTTTTTTATATCTGATTCCAATTGCCTTCTGAATATTTTTATTGAGCACTGGAATAGGAATTGACAGAATTTCATTCCTGTTTATGCAAGTTGTTGCCGAACCGTGTTTATTTATTTTAAACCAATCTTTTCCAAATCTTGTTTTTAAAAATATAGTCACATAAAATGGCGATATTCCTTTTACTCTAAGTATAAAGATACAATCAGAGACAACCCCTATATCTTTTTGTTCTGCAACGATGGCTGTTCTACCCACACATCCATCCCCAACTCGCACAATGAGAATATCACCTGCTTTTATGTATGCACCTTTAATGTCCATACTACTTTTAGGTTTAATAAATTTTTCATCTTTTTTATAATCGGTGCCTATTTTTGTGATATTTGTAGAATGTAAAAATCTTAAACCTTTCTTAATAAACCTCCTTTCTTTTCCATAAACCGTTCTTCCTGTTTTACAATAGATTGCAAAATCTTTTAACGGTTTGACCATCTCATCACCCATCAACTCTTGTAAATGACTTTTTTGTAGATTATAGTAATAGTAGTAATCCATCCGCTTTAATAAGTCTTTTGCTAAAACCTTTATTGTATTATTGACCTCTCCAGTTTTTTCTAAATCATGTGCTTTTACAGAATAGTTTAAATTATTCTTTTTTTGTTTATTTAAAATAAGAATGCTTGTTTTAGCTGATGTGTCTTCAAATACATTTCGGGGCAGATTAATGATGTGTAAAACCTGTGTATTTTTTAAAATAAATTCTCTTACATATTGATATTTAAGGTTGGAGAGGACACCATCAGGAAGGATAACTACAATAAAGCCTCCATTTTTTGTTAAGCTTATAAATTTTTCTGTAAAGAGTATTTCAACTGCCAGACTTTTTCTTAGATGCCCATTGTTTTTAGCTAAATCGTAAGTAGATAATATCTCTTTTGATTCTATTCTCTGAAACCAGCTACTGAAAGGCGGATTCCCTACAACAAGGTCAAATCCTCCATCTGAAATAATCTTATTTATCTTGGTTTTCTCCCATGTCGCTTCTAATAAGCTGTTACCTGCAAAGATCACTGAGTTTGACAAAGCTGTTTTTTTAAGAGTATGAATCACTAATGGGTCTATATCCACCCCAAATAATTTTGCACGCTTCCATTTCAGTGATGCAATTTTGAGGAATACGCCATTGCCGACAGCAGGGTCAATTATGTTTTTAATATCTGTTGTTGGGACAAGCGATAATGCCTTTTCAACTGCAAATTCAGGTGTAAAGTATTGATTATAATTCTTTCTGTTTCTATGTCTTAGAGATTTAATTCCTTTGATAACAAAAAGTGATTGCTGGTTTGGACTCATTATATCGCCCTTACTAAGAATATCCTTGCCCATCGGTTTTAGTAGTTTATCAGAAAAGAACGAAGTTATAGAAGTTTTTTCTTCTAAGATAAGACCGCACACAGCGGACATGTCCAATGTATCGCCTGCTTTTAAAAGAAGGGATATAGACTACTTGCTTGAGCTTCTCTCGGGGCTGGCAGGAGATGGTAAGAGGATTCTATTTTTAGACATAGGGGCAGACCTCGGCACATTCGCAGTGACTGTGGGTAATGCCTTCAAAGGCTATGAGGGGCTCCATGTGCTTGCCTTTGAGCCAGCTGCACAAAGTTATGCCCTCCTTAAAGACAACATAGCTCTAAATAAACTATCTAAACGCACTCGGTGCAAGGTTTCTCCGAAAGCTCACGCCATATAATAGCTGGTGGCATTATCGAGTAAACAGTTAATTTATCTTTACAATGAGTTGCCTTTTAATTATTATTAATTCATGAAGACCTTGCGTCTTGCCCTTGCTCAGATAAACCCAACTGTTGGCGACATAGAGGGCAATGTCAAAAAGATACTACGATATATCAAAGAGGCAAAGGACTATAGTGCAGAAGTAGTTGCATTCCCTGAGCTTTCAGTCACAGGCTATCCTCCAGAGGACCTCCTTCTTAAGCCCCAGTTTATCTCGGATAACCTCAAGGGATTAGATACGATAAGAGAAAATACAGAGGGCATTGTTGTAGTTATGGGCTTTGTTGACAGAAAGACCGATATATACAATGCAGCAGGGATTATCTCCCAAAAGACCTTAATCGATGTATACCATAAGATATATCTTCCAAACTACGGTGTTTTTGACGAGCAGAGGTATTTTCAGGCAGGAACGAGACATACGGTCTATCAGGTCGGAGATGCCATCGTTGGTGTTAATATCTGCGAGGACATATGGTATCCAGAGGGACCTACGAGGACTCAGGCACTTATGGGCGCAGAGGTAATCATTAATATCAATGCCTCACCCTATACAATGGGCAAGGCAAGGTTCAGAGAGCAGATGCTTTCAACGAGGGCATCTGACAGCGCAGTTTTAGTGGCATACCTTAATACAGTTGGCGGACAGGATGAACTGGTCTTTGACGGAGAAAGCCTCGTTATCAATGAAATGGGACAGACGATAGCAAAGGGCAGGCAGTTTGAGGAAGAACTTATAGTTATTGACCTTGACTTAGATGCAGTCTTTATGCGGAGACTTCATGACCCAAGAAGAAGACAGCAGGTACTGTCACTTGAAGGCAACGATATAAAAACAATACCCATTCCCCATGTTTCTGCCCCTGTTAGAAAGAAGAGAAAGCCCCTTCCTCAAAGGGAGATTAAGGTTATGGAGCCTATAGAGGAGGTCTATAATGCCCTTGTTTTAGGTGTGTCCGATTATGTGAGGAAGAACGATTTCAAGGGAGTCCTGATTGGCTTAAGCGGAGGCATCGACTCGGCAGTCGTCTCTGCCATAGCAGTGGATGCACTCGGAGCTGAAAATGTGACCTGCCTCTTTATGCCATCTAAGTACACATCTTCCGAAAGCAGGGA is a genomic window of Nitrospirota bacterium containing:
- a CDS encoding N-6 DNA methylase, yielding MSAVCGLILEEKTSITSFFSDKLLKPMGKDILSKGDIMSPNQQSLFVIKGIKSLRHRNRKNYNQYFTPEFAVEKALSLVPTTDIKNIIDPAVGNGVFLKIASLKWKRAKLFGVDIDPLVIHTLKKTALSNSVIFAGNSLLEATWEKTKINKIISDGGFDLVVGNPPFSSWFQRIESKEILSTYDLAKNNGHLRKSLAVEILFTEKFISLTKNGGFIVVILPDGVLSNLKYQYVREFILKNTQVLHIINLPRNVFEDTSAKTSILILNKQKKNNLNYSVKAHDLEKTGEVNNTIKVLAKDLLKRMDYYYYYNLQKSHLQELMGDEMVKPLKDFAIYCKTGRTVYGKERRFIKKGLRFLHSTNITKIGTDYKKDEKFIKPKSSMDIKGAYIKAGDILIVRVGDGCVGRTAIVAEQKDIGVVSDCIFILRVKGISPFYVTIFLKTRFGKDWFKINKHGSATTCINRNEILSIPIPVLNKNIQKAIGIRYKKIIRRSNNGNKDNFKAYQQFEQLIKDTEAEIINGKSI
- a CDS encoding NAD+ synthase; protein product: MKTLRLALAQINPTVGDIEGNVKKILRYIKEAKDYSAEVVAFPELSVTGYPPEDLLLKPQFISDNLKGLDTIRENTEGIVVVMGFVDRKTDIYNAAGIISQKTLIDVYHKIYLPNYGVFDEQRYFQAGTRHTVYQVGDAIVGVNICEDIWYPEGPTRTQALMGAEVIININASPYTMGKARFREQMLSTRASDSAVLVAYLNTVGGQDELVFDGESLVINEMGQTIAKGRQFEEELIVIDLDLDAVFMRRLHDPRRRQQVLSLEGNDIKTIPIPHVSAPVRKKRKPLPQREIKVMEPIEEVYNALVLGVSDYVRKNDFKGVLIGLSGGIDSAVVSAIAVDALGAENVTCLFMPSKYTSSESREDSYGLVKNLGIKIIEIPIDSILKSYLDTLSPEFKGLPSDVTEENIQARVRGNILMAFSNKFGMLVLTTGNKSEMSVGYATLYGDMAGGFAVIKDVPKTMVYELAKWLNRHAVLIPERVLYKEPSAELKPDQKDTDTLPPYPVLDPILKAYIEEERSFEEILSMGCEEECARKVVSMIDRSEYKRRQSPPGIKITPKAFGKDRRFPITNKYRRV